Genomic segment of Verrucomicrobiota bacterium:
CACCCGTCAGCGCGCCGCCAAATCCTGACACCCTGTCAAAAACCTGGAAATCCCCATCAGGCCGCCAAACCCGCGTCAACATTGGCGATTACGCCCCAAATTGTCCAAAATCGCCACGACCTATGATATATCCGGGCTAGGTGGATGCCTTTACCCTGGCAGCACCCTTGCCCGTTGAACCTGCCATGCCCCTTTGAAGACACGCTCTGAAGTGGCGTGAACGCCGAGCTCCGGCGCTCCCGCGCGCATCACCGACAATCTGTGGATGCACCGCCCCCCTTACTCACCCGCCACCCGGCACGGCGGTCATGCCCCGCCGATGCTCATTTCCCTCAGGGCTTGCCCCCGGGTGGCACCGGCGGACGGAATCCGAGTCGTTGCCGGATTTCTTGTTCCGCCGCGCTCAATGTCTTGCCGGGTTCCGCGGCCAAACCCGCCGCCAAACCCGTCACGTAGGCCGTCGAATAGGAAGTCCCGGTCCCAAGATAGGACCGATTGTTGAACTGAACCACTCCCGCGCCAGGCGCGAGAACATCCACAAAATCACCCCGATTGGCATAACCCGCGAGCCGTCCTGATCGATCACCCGCCGTGACAGCCACCACTTCGGGGTACGCTGCCGGGTAAGTCGGAAGTGTGACCGGCTCGTTGCCGGCTGCACCGAAGAAAAGAACCCCCTGGCGATGCCCCTGTTGGACGATCTGCCTCAACAAAGCGCTGTCGGTGTAGCTGCCCAAACTCATGTTCACCAGGGTGGCGCCTTCCTTGATCGCCGTGTACACGCCGCGCGCCACATCAAAGGTCGAAGTTTCTTCTTTTGCCCCATAGACATCGATGGGAAGAATGCGAACCGGAGTACCTTTTCCCGATTCATCCACCATGGAAACGCCCCTGAGAATGGTCTCGGCCATGGAAGTTCCGTGGCTGGGTTCACGCGACAACCCCGCTGGCTCGGAGGCGACCGTCATGCCCGGCAAAAGGAAATCCTTCAAGGCGGTCCCTTGGCTTTGCACGGACGTATCGACAAGACCAATAATAATTTTGGACCCGTCGGGATTGACCCTGGGCTTGAGGTTGAGAGGGGGCGTGGAACTGGAACTGAGAAGTTCCGGTTTGCGCGGGTTGGGAATGCTATAGTTCGACTCCACGGAAGCTACGCTTTCATCTGCTTCCAACTTGGATCTCGCTTCGAGCGCCGCCTTCTCATCTTCGAATCGAAGTCGGTAAGCGTCGAGCCCTTCGATTTTGCCCGCGACTTTGGCACCCAGCAACTTCGCCCATTCCTCGATCCGGCCGCCCTGTCCCGGCTTCAGCGCCACCACCAGTTCATTGGGAATTCGACCCCGGTTCTTTTCGTCCGGCTTTTCGGCCTGGATTTCGACCGGAGCCAGCCGGGCGGTGGCTTCTTGCACCGTGGTCCGATACACATACAGCGTGGCGGAATGGCCCGACTGCGGCGTGAGGGCGTAATTGAGACTCGAGGTCAGGCGCGGCAACGCTTCACTGGGAATCAAGCGTTGAAATCGGGTGCTGACTGGAATCTCCGCTCCAGGCTCAAAGAACACCTCCCAGCCCGTGGCATTGGCCAAGAGCTGCAACGTCTCCCGAAGTGGCAACTTATCCACATCTGCGGAAAGCCGCTCAGTCACGCGGTCGAAATCAACGCGGGCCCCAGCCTTGGTGCTTGAGGTGCGGGCCATCTTGGAACGATCAGGAATTGGGAACGGTTCAGCAGACTGCCCGTGGAGACTTAAAGCCGTTCCCAAGGCAAGCCACCCTCCCATCAGGAGCACTCGGAGGCGGCGCCATTCTGGCATGAAAAGGTAAACCCCGTCATAACGCGTTGGTTGCGTCATGGTTTCGCCTTGCGAGCAGCGCCGTCCCTGGTTTAGCATGCGCGAACACTATGGCAGCGATTGGCCGATTTCAAAAGGGCGATGACATATTTTACGCCAAAGTCGTGGATGGCGAACTCTTCAAACTGCACGGGGACGTGTTTGGATCTCCGTCCTACGATCGCAAACCGGTCGCCATCAAAGGGGTAAAGACGCTCACTCCGGTCGCCCCCTCAAAAGTGATCGCGGTGGGGCTCAATTACGCCGATCACGCTCGCGAGAGCGGCAAACCCCTGCCGAAAGAACCCCTCTTCTGGTTGAAAGCCCCGACCAGTCTGATCCCGGATGGCGCGAAAATCGAAGTTCCGTTTCCTGCTCATCGCACGGATTATGAAGCCGAATTGGCGGTGGTGATTGGACGCCGGATGCGCAACGTGACGGCAGCGGCGGCGGCTCGATACATTTTCGGATACACCTCGGCCCAGGATGTCAGCGACCGGACGATCCAAGCCTCGGAAAGTCAATGGGCCAGAGCCAAGTCCTTCGACACTTTCACTCCCTTGGGCCCGTACGTGGAGACCAAAATCGACCCGCACGATCTGACCATTCAGCTGTTCCAAAATGGCCAGCTCCGCCAGAACTCCAATACGAGCCAGCTCATTTTCAACTGTTTTGAGTTGGTCAGTTTTGTCTCCACCAACATGACCCTCCTGCCGGGGGACGTCATTCTGACCGGCACACCCAGCGGCGTGGGACCGATCGAATCAGGGGACCGACTCGAAGTCCGCATCCAGGGATTGGCTCCCCTGGTGAATACGGTGAAGTAAGCGGAGATTCGGTCGGCGGCGGAACTCGAACTATTTCGCATCGATCGCCAGCTTTCGCCGTTCCAGAGTCGTCGACTCTGACCGGGCCAGCTGGGACACGGCTTTGTTATAAGAGGCGAGCGCGTTGATCTCCAGGGAGCGGGAACGGGTCAGATCGCGTTGGTAAAGCAGGACCTGGTAGGAGGTGGTTTTGCCATTTTCAAGTTTCTTCTGTTCGGCATCCAAGGCAGCCTCGGCGAAGGCGCGCGCTTGCTTGCGAGCTTCCACGGCTTCCAGATTGGCCTGCGCCTGTTTGATCGCATCGTCGATCTCCACCATGATGTTTTGTTCCAGGCTCTTGAGCCGAAGCAGCAATTGCTCCATTTCAGCTTTGGATGAGCGATAAGCGTTGCGGGCGGCGCGATTGCCAAGCGGCACGCTCAACACCGCTCCATAACTGGAGATCGGCGCGGAACGATTCGCAATGTCACTGAAAGCACCGCTGTATTCCGGTTTGGATCCGTTGTAGCCATAGGTGCCGAACAAATCCAACGAGGGAAAGAGCTGGTTCTTTTGGTATTTGATCGTGATGCCTTGATTCTCCACATCCAGCTTGGACTGCAAAAGCTCGGGGCGATTCGCCAGACCCTTTTGCCAGCTGTCCAGGCGGTTGAATGGCTCGGGGACGGCCTTCAAGGCCTCAGTCGGTTCGAGGGTGGCATCCTGCCACTTCGAAAAATCGTCGCTCAGCAGTTGCTTGAGGGTATTCTGCGCGAAAGAGAGCCGGTTCCGCGCGTCCACCAAGCTCGCTTTCGACGCCGCCACGTCGGATTCCGCGGCCTTTTCATCCAACGGCGCCAACGCCCCGACCTCGACCCGTTTCTTATTTTCGGCCAGGAGCCTCTCGGCGAGTTTCAACGCCTGATCCTGCACTTTGACCTCCTCGAAGGCGGCGATCAAATCGTAATACGCCAATTCCACGGAGGTGACGGTGTTGATGATCTGTTGCCGCACCTGCTGCTGCGATCGTCGCACATTCCGCTTGCCGATCTGAATATTGAGCCGGGTCCGGTCGATCCAGAAGTTCCTCAGCAAGGGTTGGCGCATTTGGATCGAAACCACACCATTGGCATTCTCGAAAGGAAACCCCGCGCCCGTTAGGCCTTCGGTCTCCTGCATGCGGCCCTGCAGCGTATAGCTGAATCCGGTGGGGAGAATTCCGCCGAGCGTCGCATTGAACGCCTCCGTCCCTGACGAAGTGCCGGGGACGACCCGGTTTTGCGCGTCCAGGGTCGTGGGTGACGTGTTGTCGCTGTGCGACCCGCTTAGCGACAGATCGGGCTCGTAGTCGGCGTACAAGGCGTCCAGGTTGTATTGCGCGATGCTCGGGTTGACCTTGACGATGCGAATGTCGAGGTTGTGTTGCAGCGCGAGTTGAATGCACTGATCGAGCGTCACCTGGCGGGAGCTTTCGGCCCCGCTCACCTCCCGAGCGAGCCCCAAGATCAAGGTCGTGAAGAATAGAATCGTCCGGCTGCGTTGCATAAGTGTTTTGATGCTGATGGATGCCCCCCCGCCACGTCAAACGGAAGCGCTCAGGGAAATGACACGGATGCCATGGCACGGGTTACAAAGGTGAATGGCATGGACGAACCCAAAGCGCCGGGCATTCACCCCGAGTCTTCGCGCTCTCCGATCTCGACCTCACCGGGGGGGAGGGAGCAAGCGGTTCCAAATCCGAGCCGCCGCGGAGTTCTCTTTCAACCATGAATCAATTTTCCAGGCCCGCCAGTTTTCGGATGCGTCCGCCGAGTTTCAAAAAGCGCGCCAGCACGGGCGTAGGCCAGGCGCGAATCTGGGCGTACCAACCCGAGGTGGTTTCAAAAAAATCCGTCAGTTCCCGCAGTTTTTCACGGGTGTGGGCTGAGCCCGCCTTGTCGGCTTCGGCTTCGGCGAGGCATTCCCGGAGCGTCGCGAGCGTGGGATCGATCTCGCGCTTCTTGCGCTCGTCCAGCACGGTTCGGAACAGCTCCCAGACGTCCTTGAGGCTTTCGTAGTGGTCGCGGGAGTCGCCCAGAATATGAACGCGCTTGATGATGCCCCAGCCGAGCAGTTCCTTCAGGCTGTTGCTCACGTTCGATCGGGCCACGCCGAGGGTATCCGCAATGATCTCTGCGGGCTGAGGCTGGGCGGACAGGAACAGCAACGCGTGGATTTGGGCCACCGTTCGATTGACGCCCCAGCGGGTGCCCATCTCGCCCCAATGCAAGATGAACTTCTGTTGAACAGGAGAAAGCGGAGTCATATTGCGTTCGACATTTCTGTCTGTACAGAAACTACAAAAAGAAACGTCGGGGCGCAAGTTTTGGCCTTCCCGGCGTCACCTCTCCAACACGATCCCGACGGGGCAATGGTCGCTGCCGGTCACTTCCTTGAGAATGGACGCCCGGCGGAGCCCGGGCCGCAGGGCCGCGCTCAGCAGGAAGTAATCGATGCGCCACCCCACGTTCCGGGCCCGCACTCCCGGCATCTGGCTCCACCAGGTGTAATGCCCGCCCCCTTTCTCGAGTTCCCGAAAAGTGTCCACAAATCCCGCCTGCACAAACGCGTCAAAGCCCGCCCTTTCTTCGGGCGTAAAACCGTGATTCTTCACGTTTGCCTTGGGGTTCGCCAAATCCAGCTCGGTATGGGCCACATTCAAATCCCCGCACCACACCACCGGCTTCTTTTTCTCAAGTTTTTTGAGAAATCTCAAAAAATCCCGATCCCAAATCTGGCGGTAAGCGAGCCTCGTCAGCTCCCGCTTCGAGTTCGGCACATAGACGTTGACCAGAATGAAATCATCGAACTCCGCCGTCAAAACACGGCCCTCGCGATCGTGCTCGGAAATCCCCATGCCCCGGGTCACGCGCAAGGGCCGGGCGCGGGTGAAAATCGCGGTCCCGGAATAACCTTTCTTTTCCGCCGTATTCCAATAAGTTAGGTATTCTGAAGTCCACAACGGTTCCACGTCGTCCGGTGCGCACTTGGTTTCCTGGAGGCAGAGCACGTCCGGACGTTCCGCGTCCAAAAACTCGAGGAAGTTCTTCCGCAACACCGCCCGCAGGCCATTGACGTTCCAGGAGAGGAGTTTCACGGCGAGGAACCCGCAAGCACGGCCCTGAGGGGGGCTTCCACGTCGTCGTGACGAGATAGGAACAAGCCCTCCCTCAGCGCGGGTTGCAGGCGCCCCGCCTGCCATCGCCTCAATCGATAAAGCGTCGCATAGGCGAAATCGGGCGGCGCCGCGCCCTGTTTCCCCACCAGTTCTCCTCCGCGCCGCACGTTGTCGATCATCCAGGCGGCCGTGCGCAAGTGGTAAGGATTGCGCCGCACTTCGCCCTCGTGAAAAGAAAGTGCGCTCAGCAGAACCCCCAAGTCCCCGGGCGAAACCTCGAGCATCACGTTCGGCGTGTCCATGGCGCCCCAGAATTCCGTTTCGATGACGGCGCAAGAAAAGGTGTCCTCCATCCGTTGCAAGGCATCCATCAGGAGAAAATGCACCCCGACATGGGTCGTGTTCCGATCGGTTTCATGGGGGAACAACACCGCGCTTGGACCATACCTCTTCAACACCGCCAGGATTTCCGAAACGGCGGCATTCCAGTGGGCCGGGTTCCCCGCCCGGTTGCCCAGATGCAAACCCTCCAAGCCGGACGATCCCAGCGTGGCAAGCTCGAACCCCGCGTAGCGACAGCATGCCCTCAACTCCTCCAACCGGGCGGCTTGGCGGTCTTTGCGGCTCCCTTGGGTCACCGCCACGTTCACCACCCGCCAACCCCGCTCGCGGGCGAGCCGAAACGGCCAGGCCCCGATGATCACTTCGTCGTCCGGATGCGGCGAAAAGATCAAGACCACCGGAGCCCCTTCCGCCGGAGCGGAATAGTCCGGGAAAGGCAGGTTTCCGAGCGGAAAGTCTCGTCCGGATTCCAGCAACGCGGCGAAATCGCGGGCCAGTTGTGGATAAGGATTGAGTGGGGGCATGATGGGGACGAGAGGTTACAACGAAGCCGGCAGGCTGGCGGCGGCCATGGCTTGCCCGTGGCGTTTCTGTTTTTCGTCGGGCATATGGAGCCGCGCGCCGATTTCAGGAAACTCCAACGCGAGCACACGTCGAGCTTGTTCCAACAACAAGTCGCCGCCAACCCCGGTGGTAACCCGCCCGAGAAGCAGCAAGTGATCAAAGTCGTAAAACTCGCGATACTGGGCCGCGGCGTAACCCAAACACACTCCAAGGGTCCGATAGATCCGCGCGGCGCGTTCGTCGCCTTCCTTCATGGCCGTCTGGACCGCGAGAAGTCGATCCGGCAGCGCCCACTCTGACGAAATCGGCAGTCCCGACGCCGGAATCAACCTCGCCACGGCTTGTTGGGAAAAAAACTGCACCCCGCAGCCGCGATCGCCGGACCACTCGTCGAACGGAGCATCGTTTCGAACATCCACCGGGGCGAACGCCAACTCATTCAACCAAGGCGTGATGTTTCCTTCCCGGCTCACAAAACCCGCGGCCAGACTCGAGCCCATGGCGATGCCCAGCACGGCCGGGGATTCCAAACTCATCGAGCCCGCCAGCGCCGTCACTTCGCCATCATTGACGACCTCGAAAGGAACATCGCCCCAGGACTTTTGGATTTCCCGGAAAAGGAGTCGCACCCGGGTTTCAAAGAGCGCGTCAGGCACGCCGCGAAAAAGAGAAGCCACGCGCACCTCGTTCCCGACAATCACTCCGGCAGAACTTCCGCCGATCGTATCCACGCGAGGCAAATGCGAGGCGGCGGCACGCAACGCCGCCTGAATCTGTTCGAAATGCCATTGCGGATCCTGCTGGGGCCGCGGATCCCATCGAAACTCGTCGCTGTACAGCACCGTGCCGTCACGCACGGCCGCGACCTTGATGTCACTGGCCCCCAGGTCGAATCCGACGCGGCATCCCTGCCAATGACCTCCCAAGCGCTGGGTTCGCTCGGACTCGGCGGGTAGATCCCCAAGCTCGACCGCGCGAACTTCAAAAGGCCGGGCGTAGATCTTTTCCCCCATCAGGGCCGCGTCGAAACCGCCGGTCGGGGTGTCTCGATAGTAAGCTCGCAACTGTTCCCCGATGAAGGAGGACCCTGCGACCCAGATTCTCCACCCCCCTCGTGCCCAGAGCAAAAACTTCAGGGTCCGTTCAGCGAGGCGGAAGTTGCCCGCGCTCGACGGATGGTCGCCTGGAAAAAGCGAGATCTGGCATCGCGTCACCGACTCGGGTGAACGCTCGACGGCCAGATCCAGGGTGACCGAGCGGCCGGTGGCGCGGGCCGCCTCTTGAAATTGGCGGCTCGCCAGCACCATCGGTCTGAATCCCGGATCCAACTCCGGGGTAACGCGTGGCAGGACCTCGGACTCGGCCTTCATGGATGGATCAACTGCATGAGCTTTTGGAATCGTTCACAACCAGCGACTTCCGCCACCGTCGTTTGACACGCGCGAGAGAATTTGTGACCCTCACGCGCGGATCAAGTTCAATCGAAAGAACCTGTGGACATCAATCGAGCCGTCATCACCGCGGCGGGCCGGGAACAACGCTCGCTCCCGCTGCAAACCCTCGTGGATCAGGACGGCACCACGAAAGCGGCTCTGCAAATCGTTCTCGAAGAAGCGATCGAGGCGGGCATCCATGAAATTGCCGTGGTCGTCCAAGAAGGCGATCAACCCGCCTACACCGCCGCGGCGGGACCCCACGCCTCCCGGATTGCATTTGTGGTGCAAAAGGAGCAGCGAGGCTATGGGCATGCGATCCATTGCGCCAAGTCGTTCTGCGGGGACCAGCCCTTCTTGCTCCTGGTCGGTGACCACCTTTACGTTTCGCGCTCGCAGCGTCGGTGCTCGCAACAATTGCTCCAACTGGCGAAAACGCAACATTGCTCCATCTCAGCCGTCAATCCCACCCACGAGAGCAAGCTCCCTTACTACGGGGCGGTCGGAGGGCGGCTCGTGCCCAACAGCAAGGAACTCTACGAAGTCTCGACCGTGGCCGAGAAGCCCACGCCCACCGAGGCCGAGCAGCGACTCATGGTGCCGGGGTTGCGAGCGGGTTATTATCTTTGTTTCTTCGGCATGCACGTGCTCACGCCCATGGTGCATGAGCTGATTGAGGAGCAAATCGCCGCCTCCCCTCAGGGCTTCGCGCACCTCAGCCCTGCCCTGGATCAATTGGCGGCGCGCGAACGCTATCTCGCCGCCGTCATTCAGGGCCATCGCGTGGACGTGGGACGCCGATTCGGCCTGTTGACTGCTCAACTGGCGCTGGGACTCGCGGGTCCTTACCACGTTGAAGTCCTGGCCGCCATGCTCGACGCCACCGGGCGCCGACTGCAAGACCACTGGACCGAGGGCCGCTGATCCGCTCCCGATTTCCATGATCGATCTCATCCGGATCATCGAATCTTCCGAAGATTCCCTCCGGAATACCGCCGTGGATCCCTTGGCGGACGCAGGTTCATCCGTGCAACTGCTCGACCAGTGCCGGCAACTGGACCAATTCCGGCGCAAGAGCGGGAATCTTTACCATCGTGTTCGAGCCCTGCTGTTCCTCTACACGATCCATCGCTACCACCTTCCCTCGCGTCCAGAGATCCAAACCGTTGGCAAGATCCCTTTCCGCGGTTATCAATTGTTGCTGGAGCGCCGCTTCGCGGAAGCCATCGATCATTTCCTCAGCTGCGCCAACCGCCAAGGCTGGAGCGACGGCATCTGTTCCGCACTCGCCGCCGCCTACCATCGCCTCGCCTTTCAGACCCTCGCCGATCAAGTCCGCCGCAGCGTGCGCTCCGTCCTCGGCAATCAATGGATGTTCCGCATGGGACACCCCCAGGATCAGCCCCTGCGAATCCGGGCGGAATTGAGGGAGCCCGGCGAGGACGGCACCTACCCACTCCTCTCGGAATCCACGCCGGTCCGCATGGACCTCTCCCATTCGGCCTGGAGCGACATTTTTTTCCTCGGCATGGATTTTCCCGAGGGTGCCCGAGTCTTGAACGCGTCCGTGGACCTCGGTGTGCACGGGCGCGACGCGCATCCCTTGCCTCCCTTATCCGCCGCGTTCAGAACCATCGACGAGCCGGTGCTCAGATTGACCTCCTGCGATCTGGGCGTCACCGACGACCTGCGTTCCCTCGCGGAGGTCTTCGATTTCGGCAAGGACCACCTCGGTTTGCTGAAGGCCGCGGTCATTGCCGCCGGCATCGTTCCCCCCGGGTTGGAGGGAAGCGGACAGCAGCTTTCGGATTTGCTGGCCGGCATGGCCGGACGCGGCAAAGGCATCGAGGTGGTCTCGCAGGTGCGCGATATTCCCAAGGGCTCCCGTTTAGCGGTTTCGACGAATCTCCTGGGCTCCCTCATCTCCGTCTGCATGCGCGCCACGGGACAAACCCGCGCCTTGGAAGGCCCTTTGGAAGAACCTGAGCGACGGGTGGTTCTGGCGCGCGCGCTCCTGGGAGAATGGCTCGGGGGTTCCGGCGGGGGCTGGCAGGATTCCGGCGGCATTTGGCCGGGAATCAAGTTGATCGAGGGAGCTCCCGCCGCCAGAAACGACCCCGAATTCGGCATCAGCCAGGGCCGGCTCATGCCGACCCACCGGGTGCTCGATCGCCACGAAGTTTCCAACGCCGCCCGCGCCGGCCTGCAAGAATCTCTCATCCTGGTTCACGGCGGCATGGCCCAAAATGTCGGCCCCATCCTCGAGATGGTGACGGAAAAATATTTGCTCCGCTCTCCTCGCGAATGGGCCGGCCGCCTCCAAGCACTCGACCTGCTGAAGGAGATCCTGAACGCATGCCGCCAGGGCGACCTGAAAGCGCTCGGCCGCGCCACCACCGCCAACTTCAAGGGACCCATTCAGTCCATCATTCCCTGGGCCACGAACGCCTACACCGAAAGCATCATCGCGGGCGCTCAAGAATCGTTTGGGGAAGACTTCTGGGGATTCTGCATGCTGGGAGGCATGTCCGGAGGAGGCATGGGATTTTTCGTCGCGCCCCATCGCCAGCAGGAAGCCAAGTCAAAGCTGCTCGACCTCATGCAAACGGCCCGCCACCATTTCCGGGCCGCTCTTCCCTTCGCCATGGAGCCCGTGGTCTTCGATTATGCGGTCAATGAGACGGGCACGACGGCAAGACTGCTGACCGGGAACAAGTCTCTTCTTCCCCTGGGTTACTACGCCGTGCGCTTGCCCAAACTGCTCCGCCAAGACCAAGCTGCCCTGCCCCGAACCCAACGGATGGAACTGGACAAACTGGGTGCGACCGCGCGCACGCGGCCCGAAATGGCCGGCCTCGTCCAGTCCCTGTTCGATTCCCTCATTCCCCGCGGAAACCAGGAGTCCGGATCCGAGGACAACCTTGCCGAATCCCTTGGCCGCAACGGATTTGATCCTGAGCAGCACGAGATGATCCGCAAGCAACTCAAGGAGGGCCTGATCGGGCTCGCTCAGAATCGTCTGCGCGCGGACACCGAAATCGTGGATGTGGAAGCGCCTGATGTTTCCCAGGCCGAATCTCTCGACCTTACCCACAGCTCCAGCCCGACGGGGCGAACGCTCGCCAGCCGTGGCTGGGACTCCCTGGCCCGGGGGGAGGTCGCCATCGTCAGCCTGGCCGCCGGAGCCGGCTCTCGTTGGACGCAGGGAGCGGGCATTTGCAAAGCCTTGCATCCGTTTTGCAAGCTCGGCGGAAAGCATCGAACCTTCCTGGACGTTCATCTGGCGAAGAGCCGCCGCTTGAGCCGGCTGTCCGGCGCGAATCTTCCGCATGTATTCACCACGAGTTACTTGACGCATGAACCCATTGAGTCCTATTTCGCGAGCCGCCTGACCGAAGCGGACCGGGACCGTGTTCTCCTCTCACCCGGACGGAGCGTGGGCCAGCGATTCGTGCCCACCGAGCGGGACCTGCACTTTCTGTGGGAAGAAACGGCCCAGCAGATCCTTGACGAACAGCAGCAAAAAGTCCGCGAAAGCGTGCGGGCAGCGCTGGTGAATTGGGCCAAGTCACGCGGGGAAGCCAGCGATTACACCGAAAATGTGCCCCTCCAGTGCATGCACCCCGTGGGCCATTTCTTTGAAATGCCGAACTTGTTCCGTAACGGGGTGCTCGCGAAACTTTTGCAGCGTCATCCCGCCCTCCGCTGCCTGCTCCTTCACAACATCGACACCACCGGAGTGAACGCGGATCCGCGTCTCCTCGAAGAGCATCTGGCACAGGGCGCCTGCCTTACCTTCGAAGTCATCGCCCGGAGGCTGGAAGATCGGGGCGGAGGCCTGGCGAAAGTGAACGGACGCACCCGCATCCTCGAGGGCTTGGCGCTCCCGCGGGAAGAGGACGAGTTCGAGCTTAGCTATTACAATTCCATGAGCACGTGGATCGACCTGGACCGTTTGCTGGAAGTTTTTTCCCTCGATCGCGGGGTCATCCTGGAGGCCGGTCGGGGCCACAAGACGGCTCAGGACAAGATCGTGACTTCCATCCGTGAAGTCGCCGCGAAATTGCCCACCTACGTGGCAATCAAGGAAGTCAAACGTCGGTGGGGACATGGCCAGGAAGATATTTTCCCCGTGGCGCAGTTCGAAAAACTTTGGAGCGATCTGACCATGCTGCCGGAAGTGTCCTGCCGCTACATCGTGGTTCCGAGAAGTCGAGGCCAGCAGCTTAAAGACCAAGCCCAACTCGATGGCTGGCTCAGGGATGGCAGCGCGGCCTACGTCGAATCCCTTTGCGACTGGGATTGACCCCGGCCGAGTGCCGGATTCGACCATCGCCCCGCATCGCGCAGCGTCGAGCTGCGCAAAAGCACGAACGGCAAAGGCCTGCCGAAATCTGAGGTGGATCCGCAGGGGGATCCATCGAAACTTGAGCAAAGGCTTCGAATCTCAGATCTTGCGAGAGACCGATGCGGAGGTTGGTGGTCTCAAGGTGACCCGGCGGTATCGTCGCTGCGCTTCTCAACCACCGACTCCAAGCTGGCAAGCCTCGGGCTTGCGACTGAGCCGCTTCACGTCACTCTGATCTCACATCCCTTCTGCATCCGTCCCGCATCCCCCGCTTGGGGTCAGCATGTCTGAGTTTATGGAGCCCGGAGCAGTTTGGTAGCGCGTACGGGAATCGCACCCGTCTTTCAGCCTTGAGAGGGCCGTGTCCTAACTGATAGACGAACGCGCCGCCCGAGAGCATCGAATTTTACGGAGCCCCCCCCGGCTGTCAATGCACCAATGCAACTCCTGACCTTCCGACGCCTCTGTGCGAGCGCCAGAAATGCGGATTGCCATGGATGGATCACGGTCGTCGAAGCCGGTAAAACCACGAGCCGTCACTAGGCTCAGACAACCTGACCTCGAAGCGGAGGGAAAGGCAGGAGCGAGGGTGTGATCCTGATCTTGATTCGTGACCGGGATTCCGTGCCTCAGTGTCTCTGTGCCTCCGTGAGAACCATCGCAACCGGCGCGCGAGCTTCAGCCCGCTTCGACGTGGAACAACACCAAGCACGGGGTATGACCCGGCATTCTCGATCTTCCACGCTGAAGCGGCGTGAACGCCGCGGTCCGAGCCGCAATGGGTCAGTGCCGAGCGACTGGGAAAGCAAGGGATCTCACGGAGACCGAAAAACATGGATGCGGAATCCGTGATCTCATGCGTGGAGAAGTTCTTCCTTCATCTTTCGT
This window contains:
- a CDS encoding fumarylacetoacetate hydrolase family protein, with the translated sequence MAAIGRFQKGDDIFYAKVVDGELFKLHGDVFGSPSYDRKPVAIKGVKTLTPVAPSKVIAVGLNYADHARESGKPLPKEPLFWLKAPTSLIPDGAKIEVPFPAHRTDYEAELAVVIGRRMRNVTAAAAARYIFGYTSAQDVSDRTIQASESQWARAKSFDTFTPLGPYVETKIDPHDLTIQLFQNGQLRQNSNTSQLIFNCFELVSFVSTNMTLLPGDVILTGTPSGVGPIESGDRLEVRIQGLAPLVNTVK
- a CDS encoding TolC family protein, encoding MQRSRTILFFTTLILGLAREVSGAESSRQVTLDQCIQLALQHNLDIRIVKVNPSIAQYNLDALYADYEPDLSLSGSHSDNTSPTTLDAQNRVVPGTSSGTEAFNATLGGILPTGFSYTLQGRMQETEGLTGAGFPFENANGVVSIQMRQPLLRNFWIDRTRLNIQIGKRNVRRSQQQVRQQIINTVTSVELAYYDLIAAFEEVKVQDQALKLAERLLAENKKRVEVGALAPLDEKAAESDVAASKASLVDARNRLSFAQNTLKQLLSDDFSKWQDATLEPTEALKAVPEPFNRLDSWQKGLANRPELLQSKLDVENQGITIKYQKNQLFPSLDLFGTYGYNGSKPEYSGAFSDIANRSAPISSYGAVLSVPLGNRAARNAYRSSKAEMEQLLLRLKSLEQNIMVEIDDAIKQAQANLEAVEARKQARAFAEAALDAEQKKLENGKTTSYQVLLYQRDLTRSRSLEINALASYNKAVSQLARSESTTLERRKLAIDAK
- a CDS encoding ArsR family transcriptional regulator; this translates as MGTRWGVNRTVAQIHALLFLSAQPQPAEIIADTLGVARSNVSNSLKELLGWGIIKRVHILGDSRDHYESLKDVWELFRTVLDERKKREIDPTLATLRECLAEAEADKAGSAHTREKLRELTDFFETTSGWYAQIRAWPTPVLARFLKLGGRIRKLAGLEN
- the xth gene encoding exodeoxyribonuclease III — its product is MKLLSWNVNGLRAVLRKNFLEFLDAERPDVLCLQETKCAPDDVEPLWTSEYLTYWNTAEKKGYSGTAIFTRARPLRVTRGMGISEHDREGRVLTAEFDDFILVNVYVPNSKRELTRLAYRQIWDRDFLRFLKKLEKKKPVVWCGDLNVAHTELDLANPKANVKNHGFTPEERAGFDAFVQAGFVDTFRELEKGGGHYTWWSQMPGVRARNVGWRIDYFLLSAALRPGLRRASILKEVTGSDHCPVGIVLER
- a CDS encoding PIG-L family deacetylase is translated as MPPLNPYPQLARDFAALLESGRDFPLGNLPFPDYSAPAEGAPVVLIFSPHPDDEVIIGAWPFRLARERGWRVVNVAVTQGSRKDRQAARLEELRACCRYAGFELATLGSSGLEGLHLGNRAGNPAHWNAAVSEILAVLKRYGPSAVLFPHETDRNTTHVGVHFLLMDALQRMEDTFSCAVIETEFWGAMDTPNVMLEVSPGDLGVLLSALSFHEGEVRRNPYHLRTAAWMIDNVRRGGELVGKQGAAPPDFAYATLYRLRRWQAGRLQPALREGLFLSRHDDVEAPLRAVLAGSSP
- a CDS encoding ROK family protein is translated as MKAESEVLPRVTPELDPGFRPMVLASRQFQEAARATGRSVTLDLAVERSPESVTRCQISLFPGDHPSSAGNFRLAERTLKFLLWARGGWRIWVAGSSFIGEQLRAYYRDTPTGGFDAALMGEKIYARPFEVRAVELGDLPAESERTQRLGGHWQGCRVGFDLGASDIKVAAVRDGTVLYSDEFRWDPRPQQDPQWHFEQIQAALRAAASHLPRVDTIGGSSAGVIVGNEVRVASLFRGVPDALFETRVRLLFREIQKSWGDVPFEVVNDGEVTALAGSMSLESPAVLGIAMGSSLAAGFVSREGNITPWLNELAFAPVDVRNDAPFDEWSGDRGCGVQFFSQQAVARLIPASGLPISSEWALPDRLLAVQTAMKEGDERAARIYRTLGVCLGYAAAQYREFYDFDHLLLLGRVTTGVGGDLLLEQARRVLALEFPEIGARLHMPDEKQKRHGQAMAAASLPASL
- a CDS encoding UTP--glucose-1-phosphate uridylyltransferase encodes the protein MDINRAVITAAGREQRSLPLQTLVDQDGTTKAALQIVLEEAIEAGIHEIAVVVQEGDQPAYTAAAGPHASRIAFVVQKEQRGYGHAIHCAKSFCGDQPFLLLVGDHLYVSRSQRRCSQQLLQLAKTQHCSISAVNPTHESKLPYYGAVGGRLVPNSKELYEVSTVAEKPTPTEAEQRLMVPGLRAGYYLCFFGMHVLTPMVHELIEEQIAASPQGFAHLSPALDQLAARERYLAAVIQGHRVDVGRRFGLLTAQLALGLAGPYHVEVLAAMLDATGRRLQDHWTEGR